One window of Pseudomonadota bacterium genomic DNA carries:
- a CDS encoding TldE/PmbA family protein, giving the protein MQNEFYALADAIQPCLRKDEQYLATFSGEASNFARFNQSKVRQAMHVTQRYLSVRLIDGRRHITGQLSLSGDLAFDRQRVESLVEALRDRIAELPEDPYLRFSTEVNSTEHIEPDCLPEASTAVDEVLAAAKGLDLVGIYAAGGIFHGFASSLGQRNWFASFSHNLDWSLYHSTDKAVKCGYAGFTWDSAELARKMSEAREQLGHLATPARTIDPGGYRVYLTPVALEDIVGMMAWGGFGLKDHRTKQTPLIRMVEEGATLHPSVSISENTGEGVAANFQAEGFLKPARVSLIEGGRYADCLTSPRSAEEYDVPANGAADDETPESLDMAAGELPQREVLERLGTGLYINNLHYLNFSDRTACRMTGMTRFATFWVENGRIVAPVNVMRFDETLYRVLGTSLLGLTRERELILNPLTYGGRNTSSTRLPGALIEGFTFTL; this is encoded by the coding sequence ATGCAGAACGAGTTCTACGCCCTCGCAGATGCCATTCAGCCGTGCTTGCGAAAAGACGAGCAGTACCTGGCCACGTTCTCCGGAGAGGCGAGCAACTTCGCGCGATTCAACCAGTCGAAGGTGCGCCAGGCCATGCACGTGACCCAGCGCTACCTCTCGGTGCGGCTCATCGACGGTCGACGGCACATCACCGGACAGCTCTCGCTCAGCGGCGATCTGGCGTTTGACCGGCAGCGTGTCGAGTCGCTCGTCGAGGCGCTGCGCGACCGCATCGCCGAGCTGCCGGAAGACCCCTACCTGCGCTTCTCCACCGAGGTGAACAGCACCGAGCACATCGAGCCCGACTGCCTTCCCGAGGCCAGCACGGCCGTCGACGAGGTTCTCGCGGCCGCCAAGGGGCTCGACCTCGTGGGCATCTACGCGGCGGGCGGCATCTTCCACGGCTTTGCCAGCTCGCTCGGGCAGCGCAACTGGTTTGCCTCGTTCAGCCACAACCTCGACTGGAGCCTCTATCACAGCACCGACAAGGCGGTGAAGTGCGGCTACGCCGGCTTCACGTGGGACTCAGCCGAGCTCGCGCGCAAGATGTCCGAAGCCCGCGAGCAGCTGGGGCACCTCGCCACTCCCGCGCGAACCATCGACCCGGGAGGATATCGCGTCTACCTCACGCCCGTGGCCCTGGAAGACATCGTGGGCATGATGGCGTGGGGCGGATTCGGTCTCAAGGACCACCGCACCAAGCAGACCCCGCTCATCCGGATGGTCGAGGAAGGGGCAACCCTCCATCCCTCCGTCTCGATCAGCGAGAACACAGGCGAGGGCGTGGCCGCCAACTTCCAGGCGGAAGGCTTCCTCAAGCCCGCCCGCGTCTCGCTCATCGAAGGGGGACGCTACGCGGACTGCCTCACGTCTCCGCGCAGCGCCGAGGAGTACGACGTGCCGGCCAACGGTGCTGCCGACGACGAGACACCGGAATCGCTCGACATGGCGGCCGGCGAGCTGCCACAGCGCGAGGTGCTCGAGCGCCTCGGCACGGGGCTCTACATCAACAACCTGCACTACCTGAACTTCTCCGACCGCACCGCCTGCCGCATGACGGGCATGACGCGCTTTGCCACGTTCTGGGTCGAGAACGGGCGCATCGTCGCGCCGGTGAACGTCATGCGCTTCGACGAGACGCTCTATCGGGTGCTCGGCACCAGCCTGCTGGGGCTGACCCGCGAGCGCGAGCTGATTCTCAATCCGCTCACCTACGGAGGCCGCAACACATCGAGCACCCGGCTGCCCGGCGCCCTCATCGAAGGCTTCACCTTCACGCTGTAG